The following proteins are co-located in the Xyrauchen texanus isolate HMW12.3.18 chromosome 43, RBS_HiC_50CHRs, whole genome shotgun sequence genome:
- the LOC127635465 gene encoding uncharacterized protein LOC127635465, giving the protein MLQVGTDFNRDLDRMVAQCLRVTPKTLEGICLDKESKTLVRTAEIKIEDDNQEDGAEDRETLQGKDSRIQVMNSQMAVKGIIQEAAECIEAQQQSENTVEVVTEEQNIKLNVEKQTVDEICHSEEPANNIQNIVKVFKQAAMVARRNCSLIDLSKQEQDDVVQKLSSCHWVQEDGKLFSEGEMLQNIVKAIRETILTEVQDSPFFSIIIDRAISVGEAKFLPVFVRYVNDCIPKVELIGFLPFDESSDVNLQAKALSATLEDEWGLQMGCCRGQSIMCMGTGSQSLRKMALDFLECYPLAVNTPSESCGLAYWLSLSLQNASITKVLDIAEDLLQFFDQSPRLESELAKTMDGLLNTPREALAEIPETCLSRWKKREDFFDILVDMLEGALNCLDLVTTNPSGSWSSSMSLHALTLSTTIRQADFVIRLVILKNACAPLRNCSTVFRCGNPADIICELEKIVPIIDTLSKMLENVSAVHSTWFEEAVDLATKVTGLLSYPESVSGYKSPEVFYKETVSIPVLNSLIEEMKFNFSENHLKALKVLSLLPTCNPLPILPESTDKLHTIYMSDLPEPETAEEDINTWATLWREKYQDVSPPTSISETLLHNEAKNLPNVATLLKLVAVLPSISMECDLMKTTLNSLRTLLKDGFFSRGSKSDAVMLLMHRQALQSLDEVIEKCMESDTKSHQFLAQVKARANHLRMESEVIAMAPQEITVDTNGSNYQHVAKDAVIEVNTATSEEISMETNGSTCIELAKETSVITLEGSEKPATALQVIHACSSLMISTSLQPTESIQDAIKQSTAVEQDRTGELMAVQNVNDGSEVLDQCGIGLTVTEDQSASNQLMAVGHGRIEQSEIELQVRTGQLVSVDQNETDQPMEVDESGNEQFVAPDQVGTDQPAISEQIVPDSFMEAGQVKTDQSSVEGQDEGCHTVTGLAHEGGTGPLGSGDHNASVQLSAVGHGVNEQLVSGYQSESDQVMEVDQSGDYQSVAADQGGTDQPVSEQSVAELLAVGQVETGQSVLEGQDEVCQRVTGLGDEGKLVTGEQLLSDQLMAVDDSKKGQSILAEKCGTGDTGVTGDKSVADQFMAVGQVETEHSIVAGQVEASQTETANEDETSRLVSEDQNESEQVMFDTTDVQCVTADQIVTDQFMTVGQDKTVYSMVERETETDQTETDLANVGAVDKLVSGDQGGSDSLIVVDDSGNVQSVTVNQNGTGQSVTGNQSIADQFIAVGQVETDKSIVEHQEKAGLTEMGLANEAGTALLISEEQGGSDQLMVVDSENNHSADQNRIGQSVTGDQFVAVQFMAVEVETNHTIVESQEKADPTEMGLANECRTGQLVSGDQSRSEQIMMVDSGSDQSITADQNRIGQSRTGEQHFADLFMAVETDRSIVRGHENVAQTEMGLAEEGGTGHSASGDQSGSEQLIVVDSGNYQCVTADQNKIDQSVADLFVAVEVESERSIVKGQENSGQTEIGLANVGGTGPLVLGGQSGSEQLMVVDSGNDQFVTAAQSGTRQSVIDQHIAHPFMAVEVDTDHSIVEGQNEAGQTEIRLANESASHLVSDYQIGSYQLMVVDDSENDLSVTAEQNVTGQSVTGDQSVPDQFVAVGQVETDQFIVEGQNEAGQTETEVANRGGTGQLVSDNQCGSDQLMVVDESGNDQSVRDQVTTHQPTVEGLGGAGQIISWNQCVTDQPMADECCENDQTVVKARVGTSLSNTYNQSVPDQFVSLSQDGTDQIVPGNLSGIDQSKAEDQSRPDQPQLAAKHGTEQFSLPAPNETASVHADPDLPSITDHSTPASHDITDQSLAHNIIDHSSAPEIEGTDQSKSTVQDGANKVASLDGTGPAQRVLTLYDTAAREELLKELCGIKYFTIVTEEELEIDGQAYIPVGIHYLDKQDDQCENILAFIPLVKNITSFVDTLTFVLSEKWGLNFAFCRGQTLARPNALVSQMRQASALLSQRLSHAFGVLNPFTLQTLTASASSIREIMHSFECLEQLLRWFSDDVQRRVRLEEAVVHLFKQDEKANELKAKLSNNQWAMSHEILEISTDILEAIILCLNEMKGDHNNEANAKQAQSFLSTIQNFDFILTIVIMKNILSLTKNLCQSLQGNSYDVYQAVNSQPDILSSLSELKNRIETHHQIWFQEAFALASKLQATMHLSLQPPVNVHYREDISKRTVEHCIAEVEGLSQDILSALRCLLVVPYVMSKVEGCCKDIEFFKVFQEDLPDPGSLQAELQRWWDRWQGPIASHQHLPDTIIGTLKISDIMSFPNISTILRLLAVLSCSNMQGSFRQGKITSELYPL; this is encoded by the exons ATGCTTCAGGTGGGCACAGACTTCAACAGAGACTTAGACAGGATGGTTGCTCAATGCTTAAGGGTCACCCCAAAGACTCTGGAGGGCATATGCCTG GACAAAGAATCCAAAACTTTAGTGAGGACTGCCGAAATAAAAATAGAGG ATGACAATCAAGAAGATGGAGCAGAGGACAGGGAAACTCTACAG GGCAAAGACTCCAGAATACAAGTGATGAATTCCCAGATGGCAGTCAAAG GAATCATCCAAGAGGCAGCAGAGTGCATAGAGGCACAGCAACAGTCTGAAAACACAGTTGAAGTGGTGACTGAGGAGCAAAACATAAAACTTAATGTAGAGAAGCAGACTGTGGATGAGATTTGTCATTCTGAAGAGCCAGCAAACAACATTCAGAACATTGTAAAAGTCTTCAAACAGGCAGCTATGGTTGCAAGGAGAAACTGCTCATTGATCGACCTCAGTAAACAGGAGCAAGATGATGTTGTTCAGAAGCTTTCATCATGTCATTGGGTTCAGGAAGATGGGAAGTTGTTTTCAGAGGGGGAAATGCTACAAAACATTGTGAAAGCCATAAGAGAAACAATCCTCACTGAAGTTCAGGACTCACCTTTCTTTTCCATCATCATTGATAGAGCTATCTCAGTGGGTGAGGCCAAGTTCCTACCAGTCTTTGTTAGATATGTGAATGACTGCATTCCCAAAGTGGAGCTCATAGGTTTTCTGCCCTTTGATGAAAGTTCTGATGTAAATTTGCAAGCAAAGGCCCTGTCAGCCACTCTTGAGGATGAATGGGGACTTCAGATGGGCTGCTGTCGTGGCCAGTCCATCATGTGCATGGGTACAGGGAGCCAAAGTCTTAGGAAGATGGCCTTAGACTTTCTAGAGTGCTATCCGTTAGCTGTGAACACACCAAGTGAGTCTTGTGGACTTGCCTACTGGCTTTCTTTAAGCCTACAGAATGCCTCCATCACAAAGGTTCTAGACATAGCTGAGGATCTGTTACAGTTTTTTGACCAGTCACCTAGACTAGAGAGTGAGCTTGCCAAAACAATGGATGGGCTTCTAAATACCCCACGTGAAGCGCTTGCAGAGATCCCAGAGACCTGCTTGTCCAGATGGAAGAAGAGAGAAGACTTCTTTGATATTTTGGTGGACATGCTAGAGGGAGCCTTGAACTGCTTGGATTTAGTGACCACCAATCCCAGTGGATCGTGGAGTAGCAGCATGTCGCTGCATGCTCTGACCCTGTCCACAACTATCAGGCAGGCTGATTTTGTAATTCGCTTAGTGATTTTGAAGAATGCCTGTGCTCCCTTGAGGAACTGCAGCACTGTGTTTCGCTGTGGAAACCCTGCTGACATTATCTGCGAGCTTGAGAAGATTGTGCCAATAATAGATACTCTTAGCAAGATGTTGGAAAATGTCAGTGCAGTGCATTCTACCTGGTTTGAGGAGGCAGTGGATCTGGCTACTAAGGTCACAGGATTGCTATCATATCCAGAATCTGTCAGTGGCTACAAGTCACCAGAAGTGTTCTACAAGGAAACAGTGAGCATACCAGTTCTTAATAGTTTGATTGAAGAAATGAAGTTCAATTTCTCAGAGAATCACCTGAAAGCTCTAAAGGTGTTGTCCCTGCTGCCGACCTGTAACCCTCTACCCATTCTCCCAGAGTCCACTGATAAATTGCACACCATCTACATGAGTGATCTCCCTGAACCAGAAACAGCTGAGGAAGACATTAACACCTGGGCCACATTATGGAGGGAAAAGTATCAAGATGTTTCTCCTCCCACCTCCATCTCTGAGACATTGCTCCACAATGAAGCCAAAAATCTTCCAAATGTTGCAACACTTCTTAAGCTAGTGGCTGTGTTACCTAGCATTAGCATGGAGTGTGATCTTATGAAGACCACTCTGAACTCCTTGAGGACTTTACTCAAAGATGGTTTCTTCAGTAGGGGTAGTAAGAGCGACGCTGTTATGCTTCTTATGCATCGCCAGGCACTCCAGAGCCTGGACGAGGTGATTGAGAAATGCATGGAGAGTGATACAAAGAGTCATCAATTTCTTGCTCAG gtaaaaGCAAGAGCCAATCACCTGAGAATGGAAAGTG AGGTGATTGCCATGGCTCCACAAGAGATCACTGTGGATACAAATGGTTCCAATTATCAACATGTGGCAAAGGATGCTGTTATTG AAGTTAACACTGCTACTTCAGAGGAAATCTCAATGGAAACCAATGGCTCTACTTGTATAGAATTGGCTAAAGAAACATCTGTCATAACTCTTGAGGGCTCTGAAAAACCCGCAACTGCACTTCAGGTCATCCATGCTTGCAGCTCACTAATGATCAGCACATCTCTCCAACCAACAGAATCCATCCAAGATGCCATTAAGCAATCCACAGCAGTTGAACAAGATAGAACTGGTGAACTGATGGCTGTTCAAAATGTAAATGATGGGTCTGAAGTACTTGATCAATGTGGAATTGGTCTGACAGTAACAGAAGATCAAAGTGCatctaatcagttaatggccGTGGGTCATGGTAGAATTGAGCAGTCTGAAATAGAACTGCAAGTTAGAACTGGTCAGTTAGTATCAGTCGATCAAAATGAAACTGATCAACCTATGGAAGTTGATGAGAGTGGAAATGAACAGTTTGTAGCACCAGATCAAGTTGGAACTGACCAGCCAGCAATAAGCGAACAAATAGTACCAGATTCATTCATGGAAGCTGGGCAAGTTAAAACTGATCAGTCTTCAGTAGAAGGCCAAGATGAAGGTTGTCACACTGTAACAGGGTTGGCACATGAAGGTGGAACTGGCCCGTTGGGATCAGGGGATCATAATGCGTCTGTTCAGCTCTCGGCAGTTGGTCATGGCGTAAATGAGCAGTTGGTGTCAGGGTATCAAAGTGAAAGTGATCAGGTTATGGAAGTTGATCAGAGTGGAGATTATCAGTCTGTTGCAGCAGATCAGGGTGGAACTGACCAACCAGTAAGTGAACAAAGTGTAGCTGAGCTGTTAGCAGTTGGTCAAGTTGAAACCGGTCAGTCTGTATTAGAAGGGCAGGATGAAGTTTGTCAGAGAGTAACTGGGCTAGGAGATGAAGGTAAGTTAGTAACAGGGGAACAACTTTTATCTGACCAACTTATGGCAGTTGATGACTCTAAAAAGGGCCAGTCCATTTTAGCAGAAAAATGTGGAACTGGAGATACTGGAGTAACTGGAGATAAAAGTGTAGCCGATCAGTTCATGGCAGTTGGCCAAGTGGAAACTGAACATTCAATAGTTGCAGGTCAGGTTGAGGCTAGTCAAACAGAAACAGCAAATGAAGATGAAACTAGTCGGTTAGTATCAGAGGATCAAAATGAATCTGAGCAGGTTATGTTTGACACTACAGATGTTCAGTGTGTAACAGCAGATCAAATTGTTACTGATCAGTTCATGACAGTTGGTCAAGATAAAACTGTTTATTCTATGGTAGAGCGTGAAACTGAGACTGATCAGACAGAAACTGATTTAGCAAATGTAGGTGCAGTTGATAAATTGGTATCAGGGGATCAAGGTGGATCTGATTCGCTCATTGTAGTTGATGATTCTGGAAATGTTCAGTCTGTAACAGTAAATCAAAATGGAACTGGTCAGTCTGTAACAGGAAATCAGAGTATAGCTGATCAGTTCATAGCAGTAGGTCAAGTTGAAACTGATAAATCTATAGTAGAGCATCAAGAAAAGGCTGGTCTGACAGAAATGGGATTAGCAAATGAAGCTGGAACTGCTCTATTAATATCAGAGGAACAGGGTGGATCTGATCAGCTCATGGTAGTTGACTCTGAAAATAATCACTCAGCAGATCAAAATAGAATTGGCCAGTCAGTAACAGGAGATCAGTTTGTAGCTGTTCAATTTATGGCAGTTGAAGTTGAAACCAATCATACTATAGTAGAGAGTCAAGAAAAGGCTGATCCGACGGAAATGGGATTAGCAAATGAATGTAGAACTGGTCAGTTAGTATCAGGGGATCAAAGTAGATCTGAGCAGATCATGATGGTTGACTCTGGAAGTGACCAGTCCATAACAGCAGATCAAAATCGAATTGGTCAGTCAAGAACAGGAGAACAACATTTTGCTGATCTTTTCATGGCAGTTGAAACTGATCGTTCTATAGTAAGGGGGCATGAAAATGTTGCTCAGACAGAAATGGGATTAGCTGAGGAAGGTGGAACTGGTCACTCAGCATCAGGGGATCAAAGTGGTTCTGAGCAGCTCATAGTAGTCGACTCTGGAAATTATCAGTGTGTAACAGCAGATCAAAATAAAATTGATCAAAGTGTAGCTGATCTATTTGTGGCAGTTGAAGTTGAATCTGAACGTTCTATAGTAAAGGGTCAAGAAAATTCTGGTCAGACAGAAATAGGATTAGCAAATGTAGGTGGAACTGGTCCGTTAGTATTAGGGGGTCAAAGTGGATCTGAGCAGCTCATGGTTGTTGACTCTGGAAATGATCAGTTTGTAACCGCTGCTCAAAGTGGAACCCGTCAGTCAGTAATAGATCAACATATTGCTCATCCCTTTATGGCAGTTGAAGTTGACACTGATCATTCTATAGTAGAGGGTCAAAATGAGGCTGGTCAGACAGAAATTCGGTTGGCAAATGAAAGTGCTAGTCACTTGGTATCAGATTATCAAATTGGATCTTATCAGCTGATGGTAGTTGATGACTCTGAAAATGACCTGTCTGTAACAGCTGAGCAAAATGTAACTGGTCAGTCAGTAACAGGAGATCAAAGTGTACCTGATCAGTTTGTGGCAGTTGGTCAAGTTGAAACCGATCAGTTTATAGTAGAGGGTCAAAATGAAGCTGGTCAGACAGAAACTGAAGTAGCGAATAGAGGTGGAACTGGTCAGTTGGTATCGGATAATCAGTGTGGATCTGATCAGCTCATGGTAGTTGATGAGTCTGGAAATGACCAGTCAGTAAGAGACCAAGTTACAACTCATCAGCCCACAGTAGAAGGTCTAGGTGGAGCTGGTCAAATTATATCATGGAATCAATGTGTTACTGATCAGCCCATGGCAGATGAATGCTGTGAAAATGATCAGACTGTAGTTAAAGCTAGAGTTGGAACTAGTCTTTCAAATACTTATAATCAGAGTGTACCTGATCAGTTTGTGTCACTGAGTCAGGATGGAACTGATCAGATTGTACCAGGGAATCTAAGTGGAATTGATCAGTCCAAAGCAGAGGATCAGTCTCGCCCCGACCAGCCTCAATTAGCTGCAAAACATGGCACAGAACAGTTCAGTTTACCAGCTCCAAATGAAACTGCATCAGTACATGCTGACCCTGATCTGCCCTCTATAACTGACCATTCCACACCTGCTTCACATGATATTACTGATCAGTCCTTGGCACATAATATTATTGATCATTCCTCAGCACCAGAAATAGAAGGCACAGACCAGTCTAAATCAACGGTTCAGGATGGTGCAAACAAAGTAGCTTCCCTGGATGGCACTGGTCCTGCACAAAGAGTTTTGACCCTCTATGATACTGCTGCCCGAGAGGAATTACTCAAAGAGCTGTGTGGCATAAAGTACTTTACCATAGTGACTGAGGAAGAGTTGGAAATTGATGGCCAAGCATACATCCCTGTAGGAATACACTACCTTGACAAACAAGATGATCAGTGTGAAAATATATTGGCCTTTATTCCCCTTGTCAAAAACATTACTTCATTTGTGGATACTCTGACCTTTGTTCTCTCTGAAAAGTGGGGTTTAAACTTCGCTTTCTGTAGAGGTCAGACTTTGGCAAGACCCAATGCTTTAGTTTCTCAGATGAGACAGGCTTCAGCTTTGCTTTCCCAGAGACTTTCTCATGCTTTTGGTGTCCTAAACCCTTTTACTCTGCAGACTTTGACAGCAAGTGCATCCTCCATAAGAGAGATAATGCATAGTTTTGAGTGCTTGGAGCAGCTGTTAAGGTGGTTCTCTGATGATGTCCAGCGACGGGTAAGGCTAGAGGAAGCtgttgtacatttatttaaacaggaTGAAAAGGCCAATGAGCTGAAAGCAAAGCTAAGCAACAATCAATGGGCAATGAGTCATGAGATTCTGGAAATTTCTACAGACATTCTAGAAGCCATCATCCTTTGTTTGAATGAAATGAAGGGTGACCATAACAATGAGGCAAATGCAAAACAGGCTCAGAGCTTCCTTTCCACCATCCAAAACTTTGATTTCATCTTGACCATTGTGATCATGAAAAACATCTTGAGCCTCACCAAAAACCTATGCCAGAGTCTTCAGGGAAATTCATATGATGTGTATCAAGCTGTTAATAGCCAGCCTGATATCCTGTCCTCTCTCAGTGAACTTAAGAACCGTATTGAGACTCACCATCAAATCTGGTTTCAAGAGGCATTTGCATTGGCTTCAAAGCTGCAGGCCACAATGCATCTTTCACTACAGCCACCCGTGAATGTGCACTACAGAGAGGACATCAGTAAAAGGACCGTTGAGCACTGTATTGCTGAAGTGGAAGGGCTCTCCCAGGATATTCTGTCTGCTCTTCGCTGCTTGCTGGTTGTGCCTTATGTCATGTCCAAAGTGGAAGGATGCTGCAAGGATATTGAGTTTTTCAAGGTTTTCCAGGAGGACCTGCCAGACCCAGGGTCTCTCCAGGCTGAGCTGCAGAGGTGGTGGGACAGGTGGCAAGGCCCCATTGCATCTCACCAACACCTGCCCGACACTATTATCGGCACTCTCAAAATTTCTGACATCATGTCTTTTCCCAACATTTCAACAATTCTCAGGCTTCTGGCAGTCCTGTCCTGCTCCAACATGCAGGGTAGCTTCAGACAGGGAAAGATAACATCTGAGCTGTATCCTCTGTAG